tgtgtgtggtgtgtgtgtgtgtgtgtgtgtgtgtgtgtgtgtcactgtgtgtgtgtgtgtgtgtgtgtgtgtgtgtgtgtgtgtgtgtgtcactgtgtgtgtgtgtgtgtgtgtggtgtgtgtgtgtgtgtgtgtgtgtgtgtgtgtgtgtgtgtgtgtgtgtgtgtcactgtatgtgtgtgtgtgtgtgtgtgtgtgtgtgtgtgtgtgtgtgtggtgtgtgtgtgtgtgtgtatgtttgtgtgtgtgtgtgtgtgtgtgtgtgtgtgtgtgtgtgtgtgtgtgtgtgtgtgtgtgtgtgtcactgtgtgttgaTGGATTTGAATGTTTGTTATAGTTTCGAGCAGAGATGTTGGACACTCTCTATGATTATGCTAAGTTTCAATACGAGTGTGGGAATTACTCGGGGGCTGCCGAGTATCTGTACTTTCACAGAGTTCTGGTAAAGTTTGAGTTCATGTGATGTAATGTGTAATCTATTatcacacgcgcacacacacacacacacacacacacacacacacacacacacacgcacacgcacacacacaccacccacatgcacacgcgcgtgcgcgcgcacacacacacacacacacacgtgctctctctctctcacacacacacacacacacacacgactacATTGAGTGTCGATGTGTTGCATGATTGTGTCAGTATAGCAATTTATGTCATGCAGTATTAACTTCATTTCTAGACTCCAAGTGATGACAAAAATACCATTAACACACTGTGGGGCAAGTTGGCTAGTGAGATTCTTATGCAGAACTGGGATGTGGCATATGACGATATGATGAGACTCAAGGAGGTCGTTGATGCCTCGGTAAGTGATTTTTCAGTCCACAATGAAGGAATGCATTTCTTcaatacagtagattattgtattggagggatgcatctcacagtacactagactattgtattggagggatgcatctcacaatacactagactattgtattggaagggatgcatctcacaatacattagactattgtattggagggatgcatcataatacactagactattgtattagagggatgcatctcacagactatgtattgtaggaatgcatctcacaatagactagactattgtattggagggatgcatctcacacaatacactagactattgtattggagggatgcatctcacaatacactagactattgtattggagggatgcatctcacagtggactattgtattggagggatgcatctcacagtggactattgtattggagggatgcatctcacaatacactagactattgtattggagggatgcatctcacaatacattagacaacATTgactaattttattatttcagtCTGCTTCACCGTTACAACTTCTACAACAACGAGCTTGGCTTATTCACTGGAGTctctttgttttcttcaatCTTGCTCCTGCAAAAGGCAGAGAAAGCCTCATCGAGTTGTTTCTCTATTCACAACCGTAAAGCATCACATCATGACGAccatttgtttacttgtttacaTTTGAGTTCTGTAGATATTTGAATGCTATTCAGACAATGTGTCCACACGTTCTACGGTATCTCACAACAGCAGTTGTGGTGCATGCAACTGGGAGGAAGCGAACGTTAGTGAAAGATCTCGTGAAAGTTATCCAACGGGTATGAGATACAATGGCAATTATGTTGTAGGTTTATGTAAAGCAAatagtatttgtttgtttgtttaactttttatttatttaattatatgtttgcttatctgtttgtctgtctgtttgtttatgtttgtttatttgtttgtttgtgtgtttgtttgtctgtctgtttgtttatctgtttgtttgtctgtttatttgtctgtttatgtatctgcttgtttgtctatttgtttatctgtttgtgtgtctttttgtctatttatttgtttatctgtttgtttgtctgtttgtttatctgtttgtttgtgtctgtttatttgtctgtttgtttgtctgtctttgtttatctgtttgtttgtttatctgtctgtttgtttatctgtttgtttgtctgtttatttgtctgtttatgtatctgcttgtttgtctatttgtttatctgtttgtgtgtctttttgtctatttatttgtttatctgtttgtttatctgtttgtttgtttgtctgtttatttgtctgtttgtttgtgtctgtttatttgtctgtctttgtttatctgtttgtttgtttatctgtttgtttgtttatctgtttgtttgtttatctgtttgtttgtttatctgtttgtctgtttgtttgtttatctgtttgtctgtttgtttgtttatctgtttgtctatttatttgtatgtgtttgtttgtctgtttgtttgtctgtctgcctatttgtttgtttacctttttgtttatttgtttgtttattggttgTCTATCTTTGTATCTGTTTATCCatctttatgtttgtttgtttgctttgctttAATGAgtttacaaacatacacatctACAATCATTTCCATCTATTACAACACTGTCATTCCGTATCCCGTAGGAATCATATGCATATCAAGATCCTATCACCGAATTCGTCGAATGTTTGTACGTGAACTTTGACTTTGACGGTGCCCAGCAGAAACTCCGAGAGTGTGAAGAGGTGAGTCCACAAGCTTGTTGTCTTTGTGCACATTGTATGGCTGCTTTGGTTGTTCTTTTCAGGTTTTGTTGAATGACTTTTTCTTGGTGGCTTGTCACGACGATTTCATCGAGAACGCACGTCTCATGATATTCGAGACGTTCTGTCAGATTCATCGATGTATTCGAATCAGGTGACTGCAAGTGATCATGTTGCATGCTTtagttatttgtttatgtttagctgtttgtgtgcttgcttgttttgtgtagtgatttatttgtttgtttgtctatgtgtatgtccattagtctgtatgtctgtctgtctgtccgtcagtctggCTATatatctctgtttgtgtgtgtttctatctgtctgtttgtctatctagacgtctgtttatgtgtctgtccatctgtctgtctgttgtctgtccgtgtgtctgtgtaattttatgtgtttgtttgtttgtctgtgtgtgtctgtgtctgtgtctgtgtgtgtgtgtgtctgtttgtttgtctgtttgtttgtttgtctatctgtatgtctatgtgtcttttcatttgtctgtttgtttgtctgtctgtctgtctgtttgttgtctatctgtctgtttgttgtctatctgtctgtttgtgtgtttttccatctgtgtctgtccatctgtctgtttgtttgtatgtctgtttgtgtgtttgtctgtctgtcagtctgtttttgtttgtctgtctgtttgtgtgtttgtccatctgtatgtccatctgtctgtctgtgtgtctggttgtctttctgtctgtttgtctgtctgtttgtgtgtttgtccatttgtctgtctgtctgtctgtctgtctgtctgtctattgatCGTCGATTGGCTTGTTTAGTATGCTGGCAGAGAAACTGAACATGACACCAGAGGAAGCAGAAAAGTGGATTGTAAACATGATACGCAACTCACCTCTCGATGCAAAGATTGACTCAAAACTAGTCAGTCTAGCtatcaaacagttgacaataataTTAGCCAATCAATAATATaatcaataatatataataattatattgttaataatttaataactaataattaattaattaattgtatcatAAGTGAGATGAAAAgtctggtttgtgtgtgtcgtACTCGGTTGACGTTTACCATTTTGTTGTGCTGCAGGGTCATGTCGTAATGAATTCACCTGTACAGTCTGTGTATCAGCAGGTCATCGAGAAGACAAAAGGTCTCGTGTTCAGAAGTCAACTGCTCTCGAACAACATCGACAAACGAGCAGAAATAAAGAAAGCAGGAGGACA
The sequence above is drawn from the Corticium candelabrum chromosome 8, ooCorCand1.1, whole genome shotgun sequence genome and encodes:
- the LOC134183307 gene encoding eukaryotic translation initiation factor 3 subunit E-like; amino-acid sequence: MAHDLTGKVGEFLDRHLIFPLLEFLSERQIYDERSLLEGKLKLLRETNMVDFALDVHHVLQGEEEDEGAKELASKRGVVVSRLKELQENTEPIVKVFENEDVLAKIQTARVDGRQLFEYLETQHGFRAEMLDTLYDYAKFQYECGNYSGAAEYLYFHRVLTPSDDKNTINTLWGKLASEILMQNWDVAYDDMMRLKEVVDASSASPLQLLQQRAWLIHWSLFVFFNLAPAKGRESLIELFLYSQPYLNAIQTMCPHVLRYLTTAVVVHATGRKRTLVKDLVKVIQRESYAYQDPITEFVECLYVNFDFDGAQQKLRECEEVLLNDFFLVACHDDFIENARLMIFETFCQIHRCIRISMLAEKLNMTPEEAEKWIVNMIRNSPLDAKIDSKLGHVVMNSPVQSVYQQVIEKTKGLVFRSQLLSNNIDKRAEIKKAGGHEWAPAAWTQVEHQTKS